A part of Amycolatopsis lurida genomic DNA contains:
- a CDS encoding ABC transporter ATP-binding protein, whose product MPLIEVSNLRKTYGEHVAVDDVSFHVEQGEIFGILGTNGAGKTTTVECLQGLRTPDSGTMSVLGLDPGKDHTALRQRLGSQLQESRLPDKIKVHEALELYASFYANHADTGDLLAKLGLTGQRDQYFGKLSGGQKQRVSIALALVGRPEVAVLDELTTGLDPHARRDTWKLVETVRDTGVTVLLVTHFMDEAERLCDRLAIFDAGRVVATGTPGELRDRAGKSTLDEAFVALTGRDREQETK is encoded by the coding sequence ATGCCACTCATCGAAGTCAGCAACCTCCGCAAGACGTACGGGGAGCACGTCGCGGTCGACGACGTTTCGTTCCACGTGGAACAGGGCGAGATCTTCGGGATCCTCGGGACCAACGGCGCGGGCAAGACCACCACGGTCGAATGCCTCCAGGGCCTGCGGACGCCGGACTCCGGCACCATGTCGGTCCTCGGTCTCGACCCCGGCAAGGACCACACCGCGCTGCGGCAGCGCCTCGGCTCCCAGCTCCAGGAGAGCCGACTGCCGGACAAGATCAAGGTCCACGAGGCGCTGGAGCTCTACGCGTCCTTCTACGCGAACCACGCCGACACCGGTGACCTGCTCGCGAAGCTGGGTCTCACCGGGCAGCGGGATCAGTACTTCGGCAAGCTTTCCGGCGGGCAGAAGCAGCGCGTCTCGATCGCGCTCGCGCTGGTCGGCCGTCCCGAGGTCGCCGTCCTCGACGAGCTGACCACCGGACTGGACCCGCATGCCCGCCGCGACACCTGGAAGCTCGTCGAGACCGTGCGCGACACCGGCGTCACCGTCCTCCTCGTCACGCACTTCATGGACGAGGCCGAACGCCTCTGCGACCGCCTGGCGATCTTCGACGCCGGCCGCGTGGTCGCCACCGGCACCCCCGGCGAACTTCGCGACCGCGCCGGTAAATCCACTTTGGATGAAGCCTTCGTGGCCCTGACCGGCCGCGACCGAGAGCAGGAGACGAAATGA
- a CDS encoding sensor histidine kinase: MIRTYLTSVRRGFALAGLALVSWLDLLLELVGFCLLCVGLVFAYTLALEGTRPRAALTRRLAGRWCGVDVEPPYRPAPPEPERERDGWYRDGNSLFKRSWFIKWTKRFEWISDDPATGRDLGWQLWNPLAGLLLVPAVLLTGPRALRLYGKWTRWWLGPRPSRARDGRVKGGLKALGFQLGLFALSVAQLGMAIPTLLSLIWPSPLFPTMVVAGRSVTDTLRREAKIWTGVRIDRPYLPEPPFPVPRADGMYQHGRQLYDTPWWPARLARFRWAMFDRATWRDLAAAVVNSVVLLLMVVPTAALVFGGIGGLAALWISRPFGQALALTPVAVAATIAGLLATPWLARSGARFAKLLLGPTEASRLAQRVERLKQTRTDASVAQAAELRRIERDLHDGVQSRLVAMGMKLGAVEALIDSDPAAAKRLAAELRQTSSETLTELRLLVRGIHPPVLSERGLGDAVRAMALDSPLRASVNGALPRLEQPAEACAYFAISELLGNAAKHGEARRVSIDLDYDDGLLRIEVTDDGKGGANAARGSGIRGIERRLGAFDGTFALTSPLGGPTKAIMELPCQLDPVASSPRTSTSSETA, encoded by the coding sequence ATGATCCGCACCTACCTCACCTCAGTGCGCCGGGGCTTCGCGCTCGCGGGCTTGGCGCTGGTGAGCTGGCTGGACCTGCTGCTCGAACTGGTGGGTTTCTGCCTGCTCTGTGTCGGCCTGGTCTTCGCCTACACGCTGGCGCTCGAAGGAACGCGTCCGCGCGCCGCGCTCACCAGGCGGCTGGCCGGACGCTGGTGCGGTGTCGACGTCGAACCGCCCTACCGGCCGGCGCCGCCGGAGCCCGAACGTGAGCGCGACGGCTGGTACCGCGACGGAAACAGCCTGTTCAAGCGGTCGTGGTTCATCAAGTGGACCAAACGGTTCGAGTGGATCTCCGACGATCCGGCGACCGGCCGCGACCTCGGCTGGCAGCTGTGGAATCCGCTCGCGGGCCTGCTGCTGGTGCCCGCGGTCCTGCTGACCGGGCCGCGCGCGCTCCGGCTGTACGGGAAGTGGACGCGCTGGTGGCTCGGACCTCGCCCCTCCCGCGCCAGGGACGGCCGGGTCAAAGGCGGGCTGAAGGCGCTGGGGTTCCAGCTGGGCCTGTTCGCGCTTTCGGTCGCGCAACTGGGGATGGCGATCCCGACGCTGCTCAGCCTGATCTGGCCGTCGCCGCTGTTCCCGACGATGGTCGTCGCCGGCCGCTCGGTGACCGACACCCTGCGCCGCGAGGCCAAGATCTGGACCGGTGTGCGGATCGACCGCCCGTACCTGCCGGAGCCGCCGTTCCCCGTCCCCCGAGCAGACGGGATGTACCAGCACGGACGGCAGCTGTACGACACGCCGTGGTGGCCGGCGCGGCTGGCGCGCTTCCGCTGGGCGATGTTCGACCGCGCGACCTGGCGTGACCTGGCGGCCGCGGTGGTCAACTCCGTGGTGCTGCTGCTGATGGTGGTGCCGACGGCGGCGCTGGTGTTCGGCGGTATCGGAGGCTTGGCCGCCCTTTGGATCTCGCGTCCGTTCGGGCAAGCGCTCGCGCTGACTCCCGTCGCGGTGGCCGCGACCATCGCCGGACTACTTGCGACACCGTGGCTGGCCCGCTCGGGAGCGCGCTTCGCGAAGCTGCTTCTCGGGCCGACAGAGGCTTCGCGGCTGGCGCAGCGTGTCGAACGGCTGAAGCAGACGCGGACCGACGCGTCGGTCGCGCAGGCCGCCGAGCTGCGGCGTATCGAGCGCGATCTGCACGACGGCGTCCAGTCGCGGCTGGTCGCGATGGGCATGAAGCTGGGGGCGGTCGAAGCGCTGATCGACAGCGATCCGGCCGCGGCGAAACGGCTGGCGGCCGAGCTTCGGCAGACGTCGTCCGAGACGCTGACCGAGCTCCGGCTGCTGGTGCGCGGGATTCACCCGCCGGTGTTGTCCGAGCGCGGGCTCGGTGACGCGGTGCGGGCGATGGCGCTCGACAGTCCGCTGCGGGCCTCGGTGAACGGCGCCCTGCCTCGGCTGGAGCAGCCCGCGGAGGCGTGCGCGTACTTCGCGATCAGCGAGCTGTTGGGCAACGCGGCGAAGCACGGCGAGGCGCGGCGAGTGTCGATCGACCTGGACTACGACGACGGTCTGTTGCGGATCGAGGTGACCGACGACGGGAAGGGCGGCGCGAACGCGGCGCGGGGGAGCGGGATTCGCGGGATCGAGCGCAGGCTGGGCGCGTTCGACGGTACTTTTGCCCTGACCAGCCCGCTCGGCGGGCCGACGAAGGCGATCATGGAGCTCCCGTGCCAGCTCGACCCCGTTGCGTCGTCGCCGAGGACCAGTACCTCCTCCGAGACGGCTTGA
- a CDS encoding ABC transporter permease — protein sequence MNTLAKITLTETKIALRTPGFVIGGLLLPTAITAVLGAIPGIRAESGTTTGMRFLDAWVPSMIVLTMAMMGLQAIPGIIASYREQGILRRFATTPVHPVQLLLAQLIINVTVTIGGVGILLVTAGVVFDVPSPRHPLGFLLTFVLGTIAIFGLGLIAAAVAKTSRAAGGIALIAYLPVMFLGGVWLPRPLLPEVIRDLGAYVPPGVKALEDAWTGTGAQPLQLAVLAAFALGSCVLAAKLFRWE from the coding sequence ATGAACACGCTCGCCAAGATCACCCTCACCGAAACGAAAATCGCCCTCCGCACGCCGGGATTCGTCATCGGCGGGCTTCTCCTGCCGACGGCCATCACGGCCGTGCTCGGGGCGATCCCCGGCATTCGCGCGGAGAGCGGGACGACGACGGGCATGCGTTTCCTCGACGCCTGGGTGCCGTCGATGATCGTGCTCACCATGGCCATGATGGGCCTGCAGGCGATCCCCGGGATCATCGCGTCCTACCGCGAACAGGGCATCCTCCGCCGCTTCGCCACCACCCCGGTGCACCCGGTCCAGTTGCTGCTGGCGCAGCTGATCATCAACGTCACCGTGACGATCGGCGGGGTCGGCATCCTCCTCGTGACGGCGGGCGTCGTCTTCGACGTCCCCAGCCCACGTCACCCGCTCGGCTTCCTGCTGACGTTCGTCCTCGGCACGATCGCGATCTTCGGCCTCGGCCTGATCGCCGCGGCGGTCGCCAAGACCAGCCGCGCCGCGGGCGGGATCGCGCTGATCGCCTACCTCCCGGTCATGTTCCTCGGCGGCGTCTGGTTGCCGCGTCCGTTGCTTCCGGAGGTCATCCGGGACCTCGGCGCGTACGTCCCGCCGGGCGTCAAAGCCCTCGAAGACGCCTGGACCGGCACTGGCGCCCAACCGCTGCAACTCGCCGTTCTGGCGGCTTTCGCGCTGGGCAGTTGTGTCTTGGCGGCGAAGCTTTTTCGCTGGGAGTGA
- a CDS encoding SCO5389 family protein: MSLDVSPALLEKAERGEVSDAEFVACVRESLPYAWTVITGVIAEAEGAADGFADNETPPPSEAERGQLLRALASDSIRGGLERHFGVKLAFQNCHRVAAFKPSQVDSDRYRAFISVRGQLLNQSPELRDC; the protein is encoded by the coding sequence ATGTCTCTGGATGTATCGCCCGCGCTGCTGGAGAAGGCCGAGCGCGGGGAGGTCTCCGACGCCGAATTCGTCGCCTGTGTCCGGGAGTCCCTGCCCTACGCCTGGACCGTGATCACCGGTGTCATCGCGGAGGCCGAAGGCGCGGCCGACGGGTTCGCCGACAACGAGACGCCGCCGCCGAGCGAGGCCGAACGCGGCCAGCTGCTGCGGGCGCTGGCCTCGGACTCCATCCGCGGCGGACTGGAACGGCACTTCGGGGTGAAGCTGGCGTTCCAGAACTGCCACCGGGTCGCCGCGTTCAAACCGTCCCAAGTGGACAGTGACCGCTACCGCGCGTTCATCTCGGTGCGCGGCCAGCTGCTGAACCAGAGCCCGGAACTCCGCGACTGCTAA